From the genome of Cydia pomonella isolate Wapato2018A chromosome 1, ilCydPomo1, whole genome shotgun sequence:
CGCCATTCCagtgtcacagtttgtcataagtcaaattacctctgataatatctttactctatgggtacggaacccttcgtgcgcgagttcgactcgcactttttTACTACTTTGCCGTCGGTTTTCCGTTAAGGAGCCTTTCCAACACTCGTATATCaattctaataataattaaagcaaATATTAAGAAATTCAAGATGACGGATGTGTGTTCCAATTTTGACTACAAATTCATATTAAGTGGACATTCAGATCATCATGATCAAACCAATGAATTCCATTATTAACCCTCTTTTTGTATTAAAAGTCCTTCCGCACATTCTCACGACTTGATTTCCAACTCAATCAGACGTGATACCAACTAATAGTGATGCCTCCTAAACAAAACGCCCAGTATCCCGCGTACCTACCACAATTGACCAGGCAGCAGTCCACCTACTCTACCTATGTACCTACACTATGATTGGCCATGCATACTTTCTTGCAAAGGAGTTGACCAGTATAGCAAGACCCCTCAAAAATAGCTTTTGGGCCTTCTAggctcttctagctccataaccCCTTGATCGATTCTGCTCATGTTAGAATATATTGCCCTCGCCAACACGTTTACctaattgtatttatattagaACAAATTCAGATACTTACTAAAGTTATTGCGTAACAAACTTTCCTCTAATAGTTCAATCGAGAAACAAAagccgtgtgttccaagttgaatgtaagtgTAAAAAGATTGTATGATAGAATTAAAAAGATGTATGCAAAATACACTTCATACTTATTAATAACTACAAgagtgaagaaaaaaatatacagtgtACTCCGTGAAAGCTTACCTACTAACTTGTCAAAAAATGGTTCGAAATCACCCCAacgtatatagatagataggatactctttattggcacacctcagtaaaagatacaacTTAAActgcttaaagaaaaacaaatgattagtgatagaggcagacaacaggcgctcttatcgctaaagagcgatctcttccaggcaaccttgcCTTAATGCTAATACTTATTTTTGATGAACCTAATAAAGTCgttatatgtatttagtatttcatttataattcCGATGAGCAAGAAAATTTATGATATTTATCTTATTGTTAGATACTATGACATAAATATCAAAAGTCTTGCTGTAATTTACAATTCTACCGTTGTGTTGAGTGCTTTGAACTATCGTCGATGGGGAGGGAGGAGTAATAAAACCTGCCCTCGGGCATCGGCAATCGTTTAATTTGTCGTCGGCGAATCGTTACTAAACAAACACGATAAATCGACACTGAAGCTGGGCGGGGATGTGTCGAAATGTCGCACTATGCCGAAATCCAAGCACCGAGACGAGATTTAGGTACATCTATCTGATGTTGATATACTTTATACATTTTAGTCATACATATGTAACACGAatttctttttgtgttttttttaatagtaatatgataGTTGAACGCTGTATTTATAGATTTTTTGAAACAGCATGGGTACGGTGACAGATGGCTTTTCCGTAAACCTTAAAACGTAAAATCAcacaaaattataaatgttgAGTTATGTGAGTTATGACTTATGAGTGGACGCAAATGTTAGTTTACTATATATTGTGGCAAAACAGAGGCCCCATGTATAAAATTTACGTTACACTTTCGCCCTTTGGATCACCGACTTgatgaatagggttgtttccatctacaaatctcagggtcgaattgtatcccaataaattcttttggattataagaacatgttaaactacttttaggggacctgtaatgaccatatttttgtaaatattgaatttaaaatatcttttggcacacgtcacgtgaccaaactcgaaacgtcattgaagattctgatgatgtcacaactctcggattgacactgttgacagttaggcgataaacaacaaatgacaaatgtcagttgacagttcgtatcttctacgtgcgtatgtagttatgtgtcaaaccgtaaactgtgacgtcacacaattttcaaagagcgttttgggcgcgaaagcatctgtcaaaatatatttcgttaatttaaatatgtttaaagccgtttttagtataaaagttgaattttagggcaacttttagttaatatagaacgtaatacgagcatTTAATACACTAtgaaacttaaaacctaaatctaaacttaaaataaaatactaaaaaatatccccctgcggcatggtgccgtagatactggcagcatttcctcgctgtattgcaagactaattctttgagcgaggaagctgccagctctgcggtcgccggtgaccTCTGCTAACCTTTTTGAAAGGTCCTTAAAGAGCTTAATACgagcatttcaaaaaattggaaataaccctattttttgtcaagttcgagttctgacgatggggtccatgaggaatcgagggaactcttcaaatatgaaaggcatacatatagtaatTTTTGTATGTTCTTTGAGAAATCAagcatttgcatttaaaaaagtgacatttgatgaagtggaactgctgatgatgatcacaatgtaactcttcaacgacgcatagtaaaCGTTTGgtgatttctcctcttcgctgtgtttgttaagtaaattagattttcaagacaaatttttgtcaggttcaagttctgacgatggggtccatgaggactcgagggaactcctcaaatgttaaaggcatatatatagtgatcttagtattttcattaacaaatcgagtatttacatttgtagaagtgatatttgatgaagtggaactgctgatgatgaacagaacggaactcttcaatgatgcatagttcacgtttggcaatttgttctctttgccaagcagttaggttttcaaggcacatttttatatttctatcctatttagttttttagggttccatagtcaactaggaagccttatagtttcgccatgtccgtctttctgtctgtctgtctgtccgaggctttgctccgtggtcgttagtgctagaaagctaaaattcggcatggatataattataaatcaataaagccgacaaagtcgtacaataaaatctaaaaatttaatttttttgagggcacctcccctacacgtaaagtgggggtgtttttttttttcgcttcaaccctatagtgtggggtatcgttggaaaggtctttcaaaactaatacgggtctttaacaaacattttttgataaagtgaatatattcgaagataatcgctccgaaagaaaaaaaatgtccccccccccctctaacttttgaaccataggtccaaaaaatatgaaaaaaatcgtggaagtagagcttaagaaagacattaaatgaaaactatagcggacatgatcagtttagctgtttttgagttatcgcaaaaagtttcccctttatagtaaaaagacttactttaattaggtactgattatgcaaatttgcctatttgtttaattcgcgtgaaaggtaccgtttcatcccttggttaacaatttactatactttaagctccagtttagcttattgtgacggaagagtaactacggaaccctgcactgagcgtggcccgacatgctcttggccggttttttaataattatctcgtgctttatttcatgcatggtgcgGGTAtcctaccagtcaaccatagggcaaatctgaaatgtgtcaaggtgcgtgcagtggaaaaaaaaacatgttacctccttttctacataattaggcgtaggacgcggacgctgtctttttaatttcattgtatgaaatctaaaatcaacaaagCTAGTCTTGTCTCGATCGAAAAAAGTCATCGTCAAAAAACTCGATCGAAACGTTGTCATTCTCAATATTTAAACAGGTCAgctgagggggggggggggggacactagGAAAATAGTTTACGTTAATAAAGATGGTGGCGATTTCTATAATTCTATTCCAGAcaacctacttttgcgtaaagttggCTTCCTTCCGATTATGTAACTACATCACTAGATGTCACTACAAATGGATATAATTTTAAGgtatgaatacaacattaagaaggttgcatatacctcgttTGTCAAGACcattctttatttataatgttgttaCCAACCTAGTGATTAAATGCTCtttgttgttacctagcaactgttgtttactgtcagacagaaataaatgaatgtcgTAAACAGATATATGCGCttatttgttctatattaatattaaagtgGTAGCTGAGTAAAAATGGAACAAGCATTAAACTCGGGTAGTTTCAAATAGGAAAATTAGACTCCTATGTTACAAAACTTTAATAGTGCTCAAGGCAATGCCGATGCCGGGAGGCTTTATTTAGGTAATAtcgaaggtaagaagaaaatactaTCCGCAAAGATTTGTGCGATTagatttcgccaaaaaaatccGAGACGAACTAGAGCGCATCTATGGAGGTATGTGCGTAGATAAGACATACGATCTATGCCTGAAATTCATCAGCTACAAGAAATACCCGAATCACGACTTCATTACTCATGTGTcaattttaaagaatatctggagcGAACGACTAGAGCTATAGAGCTAAACGAAACTACCCCAAATTCTCCTAACGTGCAAGATCCTAGAGACATTACttccggaatatcttgaattcaagtTCAGTTAGCTGTTAATGTCAAAGAAGGAACACTCAGTTGAGAAcctggcaagtcatttatgcaAACACGAAAGAGTACTAGGTCAGACTGAGATACAAGTCATAGGAGACGAGGCTAATGCAGCTTTGTGCACAAAGATGAACAAGGCTAAAAAGAAGAACAGTTCCAAAGAGATTAGGAGCTACAAGTACTTACACCTActctattactatcttgtataccaaattgaaagaATTAAACATACTTATGTTACTATtaggtttttaattttcatttcattcttttaaaaccttttctacatagtattaggtctacttgggaggtttacaagtttttttttgttttgatttcttgtaaccaataaaacatttttgttacaagaaactaaacaaaaaaaaaacttgtaaaccGACCTAGTAGAcctaatagggaccgtgcgcgttggagggtctgccatcttgtggcctgaatcagaaccataaacatgcacatttacacgtcacgtgttttcttgtgcatagtaggttctgccatcttgtgggctacatcggaacaaaaaacatcacatttacgcctcgcgccaaaaatctgacggctcctgtgctgcctcctacagttcatgcacgctccctatattgtAGGACGAAAGTACAcgtacggatgcatatgtagttgtgcacgcacacatacatacttaacTTGGGGAAGAAATCAGAGATGGCGCTTTCAAATGACTTTcaataaaatgcttcaagagggctctctttacctatatacttactttactctttgggtcCACTGTTGATTTCAAACcagtttgataaaatatcagatttctacgacgattttggatttcatacggATACGACGGATCGATGGATGAGCAGTaacaaatgtaatgtaattaaatgtttgtccgatgtCTTTGACGAATTATTTTTGCCGTAGGTAACGGACGaaacaatatatatttggtatactttggaggAGTATATACGAGTACCTCATCGATCCATACACGGTTTTGTCCATTTTATAAACTATCAGGggaaagtaaattaattatgtaaataatatcaatcaatgcgttgtatttaattgacaatgtcaaatccaatattatgatatgacagctatattttttttgttatgaagAATGACAATGGCATTTCACTTATTGTGCCGTAGGATTGGTAAAATTAATTACCTAGGTTAacaatttcatatattttcaccGCCTTTTTTGATTGCGGGATGGCAATTAAGTTAACTAAAGAATACAATGCTCACTCACTCGCCACCGCTTGCCACGCATGTAAACTTTCATATTTTCTCTGCAATTTACAATTAATCCTTTTTGTTCTAATTTGTAAGTAATGGCTAAGCATAATTGAAAAGAAAAACTCATCTTTCAAGTCATTTGTCATTACTAGACAATTGAGCGGCCGCTTAACGTTGCCGCATTGCTTTTCATTGTTGGGTGCTAACATTTCTTCACAAATAGACTCCATTGGATTTTTCaatgaattattataaatataaatcttaaaaacaaaaatgtttaaaaacagaaaaatgaTTAAATCCTAGATGCATACGTAGTCGTACTGCATCTCGTTATAAGGAAATACCATAGCATAGGACCTCAGAAAATGTCAAGGTATGTTTATTAagatatgtataaaatataaaaatgtatggatTTTTCTGTCAGTGTCCTTAATGACATGTAGCCCATAGCACCTTATAGTCTGCATTCAGacttttgaattttgaatgcaCATCCACCAATTATCTAGCAACTAAGTGTGCAGTGccaataaacgtcatattttcataggaatttgGCGTTTAAGGCGGCACTTTCACACTACCACTTGCTGAGTCGGTGCAGAGTTAGTTTGGATCCTCTATATAATTTCATAACTTAAGTAATCATTATATTTCTCACCAGCCAGCCAGCCCTAGTTTCTCAGCCATTTTCATGCACGCGctaatgatataaaaaaataatgaaacaaaaatcaaccttattgtAGTAGTAAGATGGTTTATTATAACTATGActttgtggtggtaattagtgagttttgcttgtcacctgacgatgtACATAGTGCCACCGCACTCTATTTAATGTTCAGTTGCTGCAAGTGTGAGAGTCAGGGCCGCGTCGGCAGCGGCGCCGGCAGCCTGCCGCTGATCTGCCTGGTGCCCCGCGATGGCCCCGGCCAGGCCCAGGCCGGCTCCTCCAAGCCTTCAAATTCTGGTCCCTCCGCAAACAAAAGCGACTTCCGCCTGCTGGATGAAGACTACATTAAGAAAAACTTTAAGCTGCCACAGAGGGCGCTATATTTGGATCCGTTTAGGTAATAAATTGTccaatatgtcaaaattgttaaTGAAAGTCAAATAATAGGCTAGAGGAACTATAAGTTTCAAACTTATAAAATCCaacaatgttattatttttaccagGCAATAAATGATAAAAGATCTTTCTGGAGGATATTTACATCGATGCAtagattaataataattttgaagtGAATCGTCGTCCACGagaaactatttattataaatagtaggtacttaagttCAGTTGAAATCGAAATCCTTCACACTTACACTGCTTTGAGGTTCTCTGTGTTGATAAAATTCATGTAAcgtacttaatattatattttaggaaACCTCTTATCACGTTTCCAATTGGAGGCCCACCCAAGAACTTCAACATGGCacggaaaaataaaatcaatcaaaTGATTTTGGATGGATTTTTGGATCCATGCGAGGCTATATCGGCTCCTAGTGTATTTGTAAGTACACTCAACGAAATGGAACCCTGAGTTGCATACGAGTATGATTCAAATCATATTgtcatatattataaatttcaatgCGACTCCCGGACGAGTTTTACAGCAGTATTGATCTTTTTCTCCAAtataaagcgccaattacatccacactccCCGATATCTGGCCCGAAATCCTtaccgatttcgggcctgataagcatttccgtttcacggaatatcagcacatcgttaacaatatctgaaatgtaaaaaatactttgtctctatttgccaaaaatgtacaatatttgATAATTTTGCAAATGAACCATTTTTCTTTTACATTTCAGATATTATaaaagatgtgctgatatttggtgaaacggaaaaatattatttctcgggcccgaaatcgggtcggGCTCGGAAATGTTCGTGTTAaatattgtagcaaaaatagtacgggattCAGCCTGTGCAATTGTTAAACTTAAACGTCATTATTTCAAAGAAGtttcacgtttaaaataaaacttgcactggctgggctgccaaaatcgctgccaacttatcttggtttgactataTAATATATCTCGTTATTTGGCGGGTCCAcactgagcgagcatacgcgcgaggcaatatCCTTACgtacaaaccggccagtgtagacgtgcctcggccgaggcggcgcgcgctttTTCCTTTCCTGACTTTAACCTATTCattatcttcctcgcgttatcccggctttTTACCATGGCTTATTAGAACCTGGGGTCCActtaacaactaatcccaaaaattggcgtaggcactagtttttacgaatgcgactgccatctgtccttccaacccagaggttaactagatcttattgggattagtccggttttctgacgatgttttccttgaccgaaaagcgagtggtaaatatcaaatgatatttcgtagataagttccgataaactcatgaacccgcgacctccagattgaaagtcccacgctcttaccgctaggccaccaacgcttAACTTGACTAATCTAAtctattatattacgttttattatttactaccAAAACATGAAATAATCATCCTTGATACTCTACTTGGTTCGAAATACTGACTTTTAATAACAcaatttctaaattattttttttcttgagaTACCGGCCGCTCGCAGGTTTTGTTGATAGCttgattttaataattaataataaattttaaaataatataaataaaatattcaataaccGTGGCAatgatgacgaccggtctggcctagtgggtagtgaccctgcctatgaagccgatggtcccgggttcaaatcctggtaagggcatttattcgtgtgatgaggcctgatgagcactgatatttgttcctgagtcatgggtgttttatatgtatttaagtatttataaacatgtacatattatatgtagcacaatcggattaagaccaaactcaaaatttctAGAACAgttatgaaatttggtatgtatataaattaaagtctcctttttcatgcccacaccatttgacatttggggacctcgaggaaaaTGTGTTCTATCCAGGAggaattcgcgttttactctaaatctacattttttatgaaaatatggtgtaaggcaacattaaagcttattcaattctacacaaaaaaatcctggatatctttgcggaaaaaatacatcttgttatagaataTACTTGCTGAATcgaagtttaacgcttataaacttccaggggacattctcttaataggaaactcagAGGAATATGaatggtggaatcccgcctagCGACTTGGATTTTATGGGCAGTTTAAATTGATCAACGAATGTATTACTGTGTtatgtatgtaatttatatttgtaacccAGCCTTACGCAACATCGGATGCTGAAAAACGCAAAACAGCAGAGGACGACGAAGAAATCATCTACATCTTGCAACTGCCAGATATAGAATCTCGCTGCCCCGTACATGAACAGACTATACGAACTCCCAGGTAATTGAACACATTAAATATGAAAATCCAATCCGATCCTTCGTCCAAGTACCAGTCcagttttgaaaaatcgtagcgcgTTTTCAGATTATAATACGGTTACCAAAATATATGGTATTTCTCTAGTAATTTATTCGAATCGAAACCTGATTTGGCTTGATAGAAAAACATCACAAACATAGTTAGACCTaccattaaaaaacaaaaactcacAGAATCTGTaccccctagtgtacatttattcgatagcgaaacgtgacgtacgcgtttgcgttaagtctaattttctatgggatttacagtttccaaaacgttccgcttggcgcgctgtttctaaatcccaaacaaaatgagacttaacgcaaacgcgtacgacacgtttcgctgtcgaataaatttacactaggggctctggacatgaaaattgcttctaaaaatgcgtaattttaTTCTTGATCGAACTAATCGAAACTTCTTTTTTGTTAAATCtgactaaaaataacaatttaaaaacaatgatATCCACAATCCCGGCCATTAATTCATTTTAACTCTCCTAGCCCCGCACAGTAGTttcatacattacatacatacctacatgggcttgtgcacaaatcacgcgaggttttttcggctatttttttttacacactttttttcaatatgatctTGATCAggctgcgtagacaagatgccaatcgttcacgctccgtatcatagcgtagttatctctctctatcactcttccttaaTTTAACTTAACTCTTAACTTGACTTTAAACaacaatgttaaaatttcgcaagaaataaaaagctattttatttttttatttatcactcttccatattcgtgcgacacagacagttgcgtttcgttcgctacggagcgttaacgattggcatcttgtctacgcagccAGGGAGCGTAACTTTGGTGCCGTCAACGTTATTATAACGCTTTCGTCATTATTTCACATATAAGCTTACAGTAAATAAAACCAAAGCGTACATTACATGgtaaatacaaaattacaaagtttgaaaaatccaacaataaaaagaaaacaaaagcaTATGCACGATGCTCTTATACTTAAGtataattcttataaaataaCATTGCGATACCCTAATGACAACGTCATTCGTCATGTGTTAATGATGagtatattattgtttattaataagaatgtttggtaattattataaacaaatgtGAGTAATAATGAAACACAGGTGAtacgaatacattttttatgagtaacatacaatacaaattggttaagtataagtacatattataattttataagcaAGCTCGCGTGACTCGTTAAGCATCACGTATTCTACGCGACTGCCATCTACCGGATGATTTCGATTCTACTACGGCATGTTGTTCCCCAATAGGGTATGAATAGAACGCTCTCTAATGATGATAAATGCGCAAAGTTCAACACAGATGGCACTGCAATCGTTTTGATTTCAACTTCCGTGAGTTTTGAGTTTTAGGTTTCTAAATGAAGAGAAATATATATGTTTCTATCATTGTTCCTTTTCAGGGCTTCGTACCCCAAAAAAGAAATaacggaatccttataggaTTACTTTGTTGTCTGTCCATCCGTTTGTCCGTCCttccgttcgtctgtctgtcaagaccctttatctcgagaacgcgtggaggtatcgagttgaaatttaaaccatatactcaggtgTACAGTCC
Proteins encoded in this window:
- the LOC133517860 gene encoding uncharacterized protein LOC133517860: MSSCCKCESQGRVGSGAGSLPLICLVPRDGPGQAQAGSSKPSNSGPSANKSDFRLLDEDYIKKNFKLPQRALYLDPFRKPLITFPIGGPPKNFNMARKNKINQMILDGFLDPCEAISAPSVFPYATSDAEKRKTAEDDEEIIYILQLPDIESRCPVHEQTIRTPRFIWHSCKKSKKADNGEMKPGGGPMNKPKPWLLSRHTDFDLLSQW